One genomic window of Halorubrum hochsteinianum includes the following:
- the trmY gene encoding tRNA (pseudouridine(54)-N(1))-methyltransferase TrmY produces the protein MRQFVVIGRDVPTDPDAISLSDIPGAGRLDLLCRCVSAGVFLSHGIRESVRVHLVIADAFTVTFDADTLRHLHPDERNVAARVRDALAAKEDAIGHMPADVSPGVELRRMGLDATLDRLVGEAGGSGRGPDGTLVQLHEDGDPLVDADPPTDPVFVLSDHHDFAPAEAESIADRAERRLRVGPELLHADHTITVVHNWLDTDGYASY, from the coding sequence ATGCGCCAGTTTGTCGTCATCGGCCGCGACGTGCCCACCGACCCCGACGCGATCTCGCTGTCGGACATTCCGGGGGCCGGGCGGCTCGACCTGCTCTGTCGGTGCGTGAGCGCCGGCGTCTTCCTCTCGCACGGCATCCGCGAGTCGGTCCGGGTCCACCTCGTGATCGCCGACGCGTTCACCGTCACCTTCGACGCCGACACGCTCCGGCACCTCCACCCCGACGAGCGCAACGTCGCCGCGCGGGTCCGCGACGCGCTCGCCGCGAAAGAGGACGCCATCGGCCACATGCCCGCGGACGTCTCGCCGGGCGTCGAACTCCGTCGGATGGGCCTCGACGCGACGCTCGACCGGCTCGTCGGCGAGGCGGGCGGCTCCGGCCGAGGTCCCGACGGCACGCTCGTCCAGCTCCACGAGGACGGCGACCCGCTCGTCGACGCCGACCCGCCGACCGACCCAGTCTTCGTGCTCTCGGATCACCACGATTTCGCGCCGGCGGAGGCCGAGTCGATCGCCGACCGCGCCGAGCGCCGGCTACGGGTCGGGCCCGAACTGCTCCACGCCGACCATACGATCACCGTCGTCCACAACTGGCTCGACACCGATGGCTACGCCAGCTACTGA
- a CDS encoding CHY zinc finger protein — MATPATDGSGADRETTTAPATDPRFPVPLRGVAVDPETRCAHWDDPVDVIALRFGCCETYYPCDACHDAAADHEAVPWPRERFDEPAVLCGVCGTTLTAREYLESDDDACPACGAAFNPGCRKHRDRYFETEDAAESENGDESL, encoded by the coding sequence ATGGCTACGCCAGCTACTGACGGCTCGGGTGCGGACCGCGAGACGACGACCGCGCCCGCCACCGATCCGCGCTTTCCGGTGCCGCTGCGCGGGGTCGCGGTCGACCCCGAGACGCGCTGTGCCCACTGGGACGACCCCGTCGACGTGATCGCGCTCCGGTTCGGCTGCTGTGAGACGTACTACCCCTGCGACGCCTGCCACGACGCGGCCGCCGACCACGAGGCGGTCCCGTGGCCCCGCGAGCGCTTCGACGAGCCCGCGGTGCTGTGTGGAGTCTGTGGAACGACGCTGACCGCCCGTGAGTACCTTGAGAGCGACGACGACGCCTGTCCCGCGTGTGGGGCCGCGTTCAATCCGGGGTGTCGGAAACACCGCGACCGCTACTTCGAGACCGAAGACGCGGCGGAGTCCGAGAACGGCGACGAGAGCTTATAA
- the pyrF gene encoding orotidine-5'-phosphate decarboxylase: MDFFETLAARIDATDSVVSVGLDPDPTRLPDHVADADLPRWAFNRRIIDATHEHAACYKPNAAFYEDPDGWRALRETAAYAEGKGVPVLLDAKRGDIGNTARQYAEVLDWVDGITVNPYLGRDSLQPFLDRADKGVFALCRTSNPGGADLQDLELASGEPLYERVAALADVWNANDNVGLVVGATAPEELETVREIVPEIPFLVPGVGAQGGDAEAAVEHGLASRSDLPVDVGLVNSSRGIIFAGEESSRPEDEATYFGAAGDAAKRLKKRLNRHR; this comes from the coding sequence ATGGACTTCTTCGAGACGCTCGCGGCCCGGATCGACGCGACCGACAGCGTCGTCTCGGTCGGGCTCGACCCCGACCCGACCCGGCTCCCCGACCACGTGGCCGACGCCGACCTCCCGCGGTGGGCGTTCAACCGCCGGATCATCGACGCGACCCACGAGCACGCCGCCTGCTACAAGCCGAACGCCGCCTTCTACGAGGACCCCGACGGCTGGCGCGCGCTCCGCGAGACCGCCGCCTACGCCGAGGGGAAGGGCGTCCCCGTCCTCTTAGACGCCAAGCGCGGCGACATCGGGAACACGGCGCGACAGTACGCCGAGGTCCTCGACTGGGTCGACGGGATCACGGTGAACCCGTACCTCGGGCGCGACTCGCTACAGCCGTTCCTCGACCGCGCGGACAAGGGCGTGTTCGCGCTCTGTCGCACGTCGAACCCGGGCGGGGCGGACCTCCAGGACCTCGAACTCGCCTCCGGCGAACCCCTCTACGAGCGCGTCGCGGCGCTCGCGGACGTGTGGAACGCCAACGACAACGTCGGGCTCGTCGTCGGCGCGACCGCGCCGGAGGAGCTGGAGACGGTCCGCGAGATCGTCCCCGAGATCCCCTTCCTCGTCCCCGGCGTCGGCGCGCAGGGGGGCGACGCCGAGGCCGCAGTCGAACACGGCCTGGCCTCGCGGTCGGACCTCCCGGTCGACGTCGGCCTCGTCAACTCCTCACGGGGGATCATCTTCGCCGGCGAGGAGTCGAGCCGCCCCGAAGACGAGGCGACGTACTTCGGCGCTGCGGGCGACGCGGCCAAGCGGCTCAAAAAGCGGCTGAACCGACACCGGTAG